In a single window of the Magnolia sinica isolate HGM2019 chromosome 7, MsV1, whole genome shotgun sequence genome:
- the LOC131250852 gene encoding putative disease resistance protein RGA1, with protein MASVLVSSLLSSLTTNLNSLLQQDSEFLRHVIKDLKFLLNSFSSMKAAVEVAESMQAKDQRISAWLTQLKEAAYIADDIIDELAFEVLRSKTEDAIAEENHTREFSFSLQSCMDTMKEIREMMNEIVSDGAMFDLGFAEKRLESDGEQWMGSVSQEFRVFGREKDTENVVELLMNGGDPFIVPIVGLGGIGKTTVARLAYDDERVERNFEIRMWFSMSEDFDLETLTKEIVDRAIGGEHWISGVYELERCLREKLGGKRFLIVLDGVWSGDRRKWNRLRNLLACGAKGSKIIVTARTEVMASIMDMTVPYLLEHLSDDDCWALFKYEVFGVESLEEFPNLAAIGEEIVKKCRGVPLAVKAVGSILRFRREEIEWLVIKDSEIWNLPEDEGIFLPALILSYNRLPLHSKECFAYCCVFPRGHEIEKEKLIQLWMANGFIPSRGTMELEDIGHEMFVELLSRSFFQATEKDEDGHVEKYKLHDAAYDLARSVMGAECMKADAEEAPKFSPARIRHLSSSDVTSAEKALESLHKAQKLHSFLLLSNYDETTSLCRRLLFPHYISEFRFLRVLDLRHTDIKILQIPMDNLKHLRYLDLSYSNIEALPESISSLRNLQTLKLRGCAMLHQLPKNMKDMVKLRHLDISECWSLSHLPKNIGQLTCLQSLTAFIVGQESGCGIEELQHLNLGGVLRITKVGNVRNSTKAREATLIAKQNLLSLEVCCQECRNVVARGNFEEVLEGLEPHPNLKRLDISYYSGIKFPRWMMDSTLTNLEKISLFVSEECEIEFLPPFGQLPFLKVLVIANMNGLKCIGAVFYGTSSSKAFPSLKELTLRGMANLEEWSGFEGREAFPSLRKLTIDGCPKLSTLPWLPSLEELDIRDSNGKVLRSVMKFTSLSSLCLDEFPETVSLPEGLLRNLTHLKSLTISRFPELTSLPDEMKNLTSLESLSIYACMNLISLPDDWPWQGLTCLRLLSIWYCRNMPSLPEGLQYLTSLRTLDIYGCDKLASLPVGLRQITTLQDLRIGECDVLTSSLPEWLPHVNNLQDLSIVRSPSLMSLPESIRNLTSLKCINIQELDNLTCLPDSMRHLTGLQTLQIARCPKLSSLPEWVQDLTLLCHLLIWSCPAITSLPAAVQHLNALEYLSIGDCPHLERRCQKGTGEDWHKVAHVPRIIIKGRYDN; from the coding sequence ATGGCATCAGTTCTTGTATCCTCCCTTCTTTCATCCCTCACTACCAACTTGAATTCCTTACTCCAACAAGACTCTGAATTCCTTAGACATGTTATCAAAGATCTCAAATTTCTCTTGAATTCCTTCTCCTCGATGAAagcggcagtcgaggtcgcagaATCAATGCAAGCAAAGGATCAGAGAATTTCAGCTTGGCTTACACAGCTCAAAGAAGCGGCCTACATCGCCGATGACATCATAGACGAGCTCGCATTCGAAGTTCTTCGATCGAAGACGGAGGATGCAATTGCAGAAGAAAACCATACGCGTgaattctcattctctctccagtCATGCATGGATACGATGAAGGAGATCAGGGAAATGATGAATGAGATTGTGTCGGATGGGGCTATGTTCGACTTGGGTTTCGCTGAGAAGCGGCTTGAGTCCGATGGGGAGCAATGGATGGGTTCTGTTTCTCAAGAATTTCGAGTTTTTGGGAGGGAGAAGGATACAGAGAATGTTGTGGAGTTGTTGATGAACGGCGGAGATCCTTTCATCGTTCCGATAGTGGGTCTCGGTGGAATTGGCAAGACGACGGTTGCGCGATTAGCTTATGATGATGAGAGGGTAGAGCGGAATTTCGAAATACGGATGTGGTTCTCTATGTCGGAGGATTTCGATTTGGAGACGCTTACGAAAGAAATCGTGGATCGTGCGATCGGTGGCGAACATTGGATATCTGGGGTGTATGAACTGGAGCGATGCCTCCGAGAAAAGCTAGGCGGGAAGAGGTTCTTGATTGTGTTAGATGGCGTGTGGAGCGGAGATCGGAGGAAGTGGAATCGACTGAGGAATTTGTTGGCATGTGGAGCGAAAGGTAGTAAAATCATTGTAACTGCCAGAACAGAGGTGATGGCGTCGATCATGGACATGACAGTCCCATACCTTTTGGAGCATTTATCAGATGATGATTGTTGGGCCTTGTTTAAGTATGAAGTATTTGGGGTGGAAAGCTTAGAAGAATTTCCGAATTTGGCTGCGATCGGTGAAGAGATTGTGAAGAAGTGCAGAGGTGTGCCTTTGGCAGTGAAGGCTGTAGGAAGTATTCTCCGCTTCAGAAGAGAGGAGATTGAATGGTTGGTTATCAAAGATAGTGAAATTTGGAACTTACCTGAAGATGAAGGAATTTTCTTACCTGCTTTGATTTTGAGTTATAATCGTCTGCCCTTACATTCCAAGGAATGCTTTGCTTATTGTTGTGTATTCCCTCGAGGTCATGAAATCGAAAAGGAAAAATTGATCCAGTTGTGGATGGCGAATGGTTTCATTCCATCCAGAGGAACAATGGAGCTGGAAGATATCGGGCATGAGATGTTTGTTGAATTGCTCTCGAGGTCTTTCTTCCAAGCCACAGAGAAAGATGAAGATGGCCACGTAGAGAAGTACAAATTGCACGATGCTGCATATGATCTCGCACGATCGGTTATGGGAGCTGAATGTATGAAAGCGGATGCTGAGGAAGCACCCAAATTTTCTCCGGCGAGGATCCGTCATTTATCTTCTTCTGATGTAACTTCAGCAGAAAAAGCTCTCGAGTCCTTGCACAAAGCCCAAAAACTGCATTCGTTCCTCTTGCTATCCAATTACGATGAGACCACAAGTCTGTGTAGAAGGTTGCTGTTTCCTCATTACATCTCTGAGTTCAGATTCTTGCGCGTGTTGGATCTGAGACACACTGACATTAAGATTTTGCAAATTCCGATGGACAATTTGAAACATTTACGGTACCTCGATCTATCTTATTCTAACATTGAAGCATTGCCTGAATCCATTAGCAGCCTCCGAAACTTGCAGACATTGAAATTAAGAGGTTGTGCAATGCTTCACCAGTTACCCAAGAACATGAAGGACATGGTCAAGCTTAGACACCTTGATATCAGCGAGTGCTGGTCTTTGTCTCACCTGCCCAAAAATATTGGGCAATTAACCTGCCTCCAATCACTAACTGCTTTCATTGTAGGCCAGGAGAGTGGATGTGGCATTGAAGAGCTTCAGCACTTGAACCTCGGAGGAGTACTAAGGATAACCAAAGTGGGGAATGTTAGAAATTCGACTAAAGCCAGGGAAGCAACTTTGATTGCCAAACAGAATCTCCTCTCATTAGAAGTATGTTGCCAGGAGTGTCGTAATGTTGTTGCGAGAGGAAATTTTGAGGAGGTTCTTGAAGGCCTTGAACCCCATCCAAATCTGAAAAGATTGGATATAAGCTATTACAGCGGAATCAAATTTCCACGTTGGATGATGGATTCCACGCTCACGAACTTGGAGAAGATTTCACTATTCGTAAGTGAAGAATGTGAGATTGAGTTTCTCCCACCGTTTGGACAACTACCTTTCCTCAAGGTACTTGTAATAGCtaacatgaatggtttgaagTGCATTGGTGCTGTATTCTATGGTACAAGCTCGTCGAAAGCATTCCCTTCATTGAAGGAACTCACTTTGCGAGGGATGGCCAATTTGGAGGAATGGTCAGGATTCGAGGGAAGAGAAGCATTCCCTAGCCTTCGCAAATTGACCATCGACGGATGTCCTAAGTTGTCTACCTTGCCATGGCTTCCATCTCTTGAAGAATTAGATATAAGAGATAGCAATGGGAAGGTATTAAGGTCTGTGATGAAATTCACCTCGCTTTCCTCTCTTTGCTTAGATGAATTTCCGGAGACTGTGTCTCTACCAGAAGGGTTGCTACGAAATCTTACTCATCTCAAGTCTCTAACTATTAGCAGATTCCCAGAGCTCACATCATTGCCTGACGAAATGAAAAACCTCACCTCTCTTGAGTCTTTGTCTATTTATGCATGCATGAATCTAATTTCACTACCAGATGATTGGCCATGGCAAGGTTTGACATGTCTTCGACTCCTATCGATTTGGTATTGCCGCAATATGCCATCTTTGCCCGAAGGCTTGCAATACCTAACTTCTTTAAGGACACTAGACATCTATGGCTGTGATAAGTTGGCATCTTTGCCAGTGGGACTACGACAAATCACCACTCTCCAAGATTTACGCATCGGTGAATGTGATGTTCTGACGTCATCTTTGCCAGAGTGGCTACCGCATGTCAACAACCTCCAAGACCTAAGCATTGTCAGGAGTCCGAGTCTAATGTCTCTGCCAGAGTCTATAAGAAACCTCACATCACTAAAATGTATCAACATTCAGGAGTTGGATAACCTGACATGTTTACCAGACAGTATGCGACACCTCACTGGCCTCCAAACGCTCCAGATTGCAAGATGTCCCAAGTTGTCTTCTTTGCCTGAGTGGGTGCAAGATCTCACATTGCTTTGCCACTTGTTGATTTGGTCCTGCCCTGCTATCACGTCTTTGCCAGCAGCAGTGCAACACCTCAATGCACTTGAATATCTGAGTATTGGGGATTGTCCACATTTGGAGAGACGATGCCAGAAGGGGACGGGCGAAGATTGGCACAAGGTAGCACATGTCCCACGTATCATCATTAAGGGCCGATATGATAATTAG
- the LOC131251882 gene encoding putative disease resistance protein RGA3, giving the protein MANGFIPSRGRMDLEDIGHEVFVELLSRSLFETTEKDEDGYIRKCKLHDAAYDLARSVMGAECMKAEAEEAPNFSPERIRHLSSSDVTSAAKALESLHKAQKMRSFLLISNYDENTSHYRRLLFPHYISEFRFLRVLDLRHTDIKILQIPMDNLKHLRYLDLSYSYIEALPESISSLQNLQTLKLRGCVLLRELPKNMKNMRSTKYNKSGNSTNAKEANLIAKQNLHSLEVSWWENNNVTMRGNDEKVLEGLEPHPNLKRLDISYYSRIKFPHWMMDSALMNLEKISLIMCKQCEILPPFGQLPFLKVLVIAHMNGVKCIGAGSSKAFPSLKELTLKGMANLEEWSGFEGREAFPSLRKLTIDGCPKLSTLPWLPSLEELVIRDSNGNVLRSVMNLTSLSSLCLDVFPETVTWCTC; this is encoded by the exons ATGGCGAATGGTTTCATTCCATCCAGAGGAAGAATGGATCTGGAGGATATCGGGCATGAGGTGTTTGTTGAATTGCTCTCAAGGTCTCTCTTTGAAACCACGGAGAAAGATGAAGATGGCTACATAAGGAAGTGCAAATTGCATGACGCTGCATATGATCTTGCACGATCGGTCATGGGAGCTGAATGTATGAAAGCAGAGGCTGAGGAAGCACCCAATTTTTCTCCGGAGAGGATCCGTCATTTATCTTCTTCTGATGTAACTTCAGCAGCAAAAGCTCTCGAGTCCTTGCACAAAGCTCAAAAAATGCGCTCGTTCCTCTTGATATCGAATTACGATGAGAACACAAGTCATTATAGAAGGTTGCTGTTTCCTCATTACATCTCTGAGTTCAGATTCTTGCGCGTGTTGGATCTGAGACACACTGACATTAAGATTTTGCAAATTCCAATGGACAATTTGAAACATTTACGGTACctggatctatcttattcttACATTGAAGCATTGCCCGAATCCATTAGCAGCCTCCAAAACTTGCAGACATTGAAATTAAGAGGTTGTGTGTTGCTTCGGGAGTTACCCAAGAACATGAAGAACATG AGGAGTACTAAGTATAACAAAAGTGGAAATTCGACTAACGCCAAAGAAGCGAATTTGATTGCCAAGCAGAATCTCCACTCGTTAGAAGTATCTTGGTGGGAGAATAATAATGTTACCATGAGAGGAAATGATGAGAAGGTTCTAGAAGGCCTCGAACCCCACCCAAATCTGAAAAGATTGGATATAAGCTATTACAGCAGAATCAAATTTCCACATTGGATGATGGACTCAGCGCTCATGAACTTGGAGAAGATTTCACTAATCATGTGTAAACAATGTGAGATTCTCCCACCATTTGGACAACTACCTTTCCTCAAGGTACTTGTAATAGCTCACATGAATGGTGTGAAGTGCATTGGTGCTGGCTCGTCGAAAGCATTCCCTTCGTTGAAGGAACTCACTTTGAAAGGGATGGCCAATTTGGAGGAATGGTCAGGATTCGAGGGAAGAGAAGCATTCCCAAGCCTTCGCAAATTGACCATCGACGGATGTCCTAAGTTGTCTACCTTGCCATGGCTTCCATCTCTTGAAGAATTAGTTATAAGAGATAGCAATGGGAATGTATTAAGGTCTGTGATGAACCTCACCTCACTTTCCTCTCTTTGCTTGGATGTATTTCCAGAGACTGTCACATGGTGTACATGTTAG